TGTCCTACTTTCCCTCTTTATAGATTCTGCATCATATCCCAATTTGACTAGATGATTAGCAAACTCTTCTTGAAATCCATGGAATGTGTATATCTTGCGGGGATTGCATTGTCTTACGACTTCCAGTAACTCGCTATGATCACAATGATCGCTAAAAGGGATCACATAATCTAAGTTCATCATGTTTCTGTAATTTCTATTTATTGCCCATCCGCTGAAGCCTATAGTAACTGCGCCATACTTTTCCCTGTAATGGGATATTTTGGGATGCTTGCCATTTGTTAAAGGATACATCATTATCCATGGTCCTTTATCTAATAAACCCAATTCTATTGCATCAGACAATGGTGTAGAATCTTCTAAAGAAACTCCAAATTGCTTGTACATTTGATTGAACTTAAATATTTCATCATGAATTATAAGCGGTTTCCAAGCGCCAAATAATGAGGTGAGAACCTGCGCCTTCCCCAACGAATATCCCATTAAGATGACTGGAATCCCTCTGCCGTACATTTCTGAAATTAAAGAATTTACAGAATGGATAACATGTTCTATTGGAGGGAAAATATATTCTGGCTTTCCAAAGGTTGTTTCGATAATCAGGATATCGGCTTTTGGAATGGTTGTCTTTCTAAGAAATGCTCTGTCCCTCATAGATAAATCGCCAGTATAGAAAATCTCGTTTGCAACTAAAAGCCCTCTTGAGCCTAGTATATGTCCTGTATCTACTAATGTCAAGTCGTGCTGAGAGCATATTTCTTTTTCAAAGACGTAACCACGGAGGCTCGCAATCGCAACCGTCTCAGGCGAACATATAATCCTATTTCTTAAATTGTATTTCTTGATGGCAGTCTTATTTAGCATGTGATCGATATGTGCATGCGAAATGAAAACATAATTTTCATCTAATATTTGCCTCGGATCTAAATAAATTTTTTTCTTATTGCTTGTAAGTATTATTTGATGCTTTGTATCCGAGGTGATTTGGTATTGCACTATTAGACTATCCTAATTGAACTTATTTATTTAGTATTATTTCACTAATTTGAATACATTAAAATTAAATTTATATTGGATCAAATTTAAGAAATTGAATCAATCCAAAATTATTTATGTCTTGCTTGATGGGATAGGCGACCTTCCACACCCAGATTTAAATTACTTGACCCCGTTGGAAGCGGCGTATACTCCTTATCTCGATAGGATTGCTAGAATGGGAGTTTCGGGGCAAGTCGTGAGCGTTGGAGATGGGATAGCTCCCCAGTCTGATATTGCAGTTTTTAATATGTTAGGATACAACTTTAGAGAAATCGAGTATTTCGGAAGGGGGGTCGTAGAATGCATAGGTTGCGGGATTGATTTTAGAGAGGGAGATCTAGCATTAAGAGGCAATTTCGCAACCATCGACACAACTAATAAGAAAATTCTAGACAGACGCGCCGGTCGAATTGTGACAGAGGCAGACTCTGCTGAAATTTGCAATCTCATCAGAAATAATGTAATGATAGATGGGGTCGAGTTCTCGATAGAACCAACTATCGGGCATCGAGTTGTATTACGTTTCAGGAAGGTAGGTACGACATTAGGTGAGAAAGTTACAAATACTGATCCTGCATATGATAAGAAAAATGGAATTGGTATTGCATTGGATACTTCCGGAGGGGAATTGTATGTTTCAAGATCAAAAGCAGAGGATGCAAATTCTCGACTATCGGCCACTATCATAAATCAGTTTTCTGATCAAGTAATAGAATTACTAGATAATTGTTCGACAAATTTAGATAGGAAGGAAAAGAATTTGTTGCCAATAAATTGTATATTATTGAGAGATGCTGGGAATCGGTATCCTCACTTACAGAGTATTAATGATAAATATAGTCTAAATTTCGCTTCTCTTGTGGATATGCCTGTGGAAATCGGAATTTCCCAAATTCTGGGAATGAGGTCATACAATGCTGGTTCGCCAAATGAATATGAATTGAAGGCTAATGAATTGCTTAAGATTATTAGAAACCATGATGTAGTCTATGTCCATATTAAGGGTCCTGATGAATTTGGACATGATGGAAATGCCAAGGGTAAGAAAAGAAACATAGATGAAATTGATAAACGTTTTTTTAAAAAAATTTCAGAAGGAATTAGCACAATCGCAGGGACAGAAATCTATTTCATTATTTCGGGAGATCACTCGACACCATGCATAAAAAAAGCCCATACTGACGATCCCATACCTATAATCATTTCTGGTCAAGGTATTGTGAAAGATTCTACAACTAGATTTACAGAATCAAATTCAAAAAGGGGATCATTAGGTAAAATTTACGGTTACCAAGTATTAGATACTGCCGTCAAGCAACTAGAACGCCGCAAAAGCTAACCTCACGTATCATACGGTAGGTTTGAATCTCAATAGTGCTCCAATTTTTCCAAGGCTTTGAATCTGGGCCCCTTCTTCGGTCTTTGAAGAAATTATGTCAAGTTTTGTCCCAGCTAGTGAAGCATATTCCTCCAAATAGTCTATGAAATCCTTTTCATTAATTGTGTAGTCCTGTCCACCACATTTAGAACAAGGGCTAGAAATTATATTTTGTTTTGTCTCAACAAGCTGGTCTCTTTCAACTATTTTTTCATATCTGAAATCACATTTATTGCAAATTACTTCAAGGTATATCAAATCAATGCTATCGGTAGCGATTATAGAATCGGTTATTCCAGCCTTTAGGTGGTTTACAACATCAGTCAAGCCATATATTCCTAAGCCCTTCCCAGAAAAAACTTCCCCCATGAATTTTTTCACTATTTTCTTCTCCTCCATGGATCGGAATTCAGACATTATTCCTTGATCATTTACCTTGTCTATGATTTCCCTTACCCCTTCGTCGCCAGAATAAGAGGTATCAAGGGTAGCAACGATATTATTTTGGAGCCTATAGTCAAGATATTCCTCTCTAACAAAAGTCTCTTTTGTAGGTCCTGGGCCCCCTACTATGAGACCCTTGACTGTATATTGATCAATAAAGATTTTTTGAGCATAATTAGCAACACGATGATAATATTCATTAAGCTCATTATCTCTGAGGCGTTCAAACCTTCTAGCAGATTGTCCACCCTGTCTGTGTTTACCTGAAACTCCAGATGTCAAGGTCTCAATTGTTTCCCATCTATCACCTGTCAAAATTCCTAATCCTGCCTCTTGAGTGTCTATGGAAATAATGGCAATAGTACGATCATCTTTTAGCATTTCTTTGATATGATCTATCCAAAAATGATCATCGCATCTATACAGGTTTATCTGTACTGGTTTTGGAGGGACAACGGTGAATATTTCTATTTTTTCGGTTCCCAATCCTTTTCCAGTGGGAATAGCACCGCAAAAAATGACTAGTCCGTTTTCAGGAGGTTCCTTATATAATTTTAGTTGCTCCATCGTCTTGTTGAGGGCATCCTGAACATGGTTTCTGGTTAAATCTGATTTTATGTTTGACGCAGTACCAGCTTCATTTCTTAGTTGCGCTAGAACATCATAGATTGGCCTTTTTGGGGGAATATATACAGTAACTAGTTCAGTACCGTGACCAGATATTTTAGACAGGTCATTCAACATTTTAGTTAATTTATATTTTTTTACCGAATCCCATTTATCGTCGCTACTTGACTGAGGCACAAATGTTATTTGCTTTTACTTAATTTAATTTTTGACAATTGTGCTTCATGAGAAAACTCTGACTAAAATAAAAATTACAGGAAACCACATTTTTCAACATATTCTTCAAAAACGTGATTTTGTCTAATTATCAAGACCGTTTATCTGATTTTTTATATTAAGAATCCATCCTTTTGCAATAAAAGGATACATAATACTTATTTAAAGCAACTTGGTGAACTTTTTAGGTAGAAAAATTGTCAGAATTAAGAAAGGATTATTACGTTCAAGATAAGTTTGTCTTAATACCTAATAATATTGATCACATAAACAAAAAACCTGAAATGGTTTACAATAAAAAGCAATCTGATCCTATCACTACCATTGAAACATGCCCATATTGCCCTGGATCTACTGGGGATTGCGACAATCTTGTATTATCTTTTGTAGTCAAGGAAGGGATATTACAGAGATTATATGATACAACTGATGATGAGAATGAGAATTGGTCAATCCGAGTTTTTGAATGCACAAATCCCATAGTGACTGCGCACTCAAATCAACAATATTCGGACAGACCATTTTATAGGGAACCAGCATGTGGATATGACCTCATAGTTGTTCCAACACCAAAACACAATATTGCTCTTTCAGAATTGTCTATAGATGAGTGGACCAATTTGTTATTGGTACTCCAGGATAGGGTGAGATGGTTATACAGCCAACGAGGTGTGACATATGTTGCCATATATGCCAGCCGTGGGACAAATGGCGGCAGTAAAATAAAACACCCTCATTTCCATATCACAACATTTTCGTCAATCCCTCCGATTATTGAAAAAGAAGCTAAAACTTTTCACCAATCCATGAATGAAAGTGGAAGTTGTCCTGCATGTAATATGATAGAGTCTGAAATTAACGGCCCAAGACAATTATTCTCTACCAATGGTTTCATAACCTTAGTTCCTTGGGCGCCAACCTATAATTACGAATTTTGGATTTGTCCGCGAAAACATTCTACCTTTTTTTCAAAGGCAAGTCAAAAGGAGATAAATGACCTAGCCTTAGTAATTTGTTCATCTTTGCGAGGGATGGATAAAATACTGGGCAAAACTGATTTCAGCATGGCTTTTCATATTTCACCTGAGAAAAAAAATAGTCGACAATTACACTGGCACATAGAAGTGTATCCCTTAATTTCATCATGGTCTGGATTGGAAAGAGGATTTGGAATATACGTTAATACACCGAATCCTGAGGATTCAGCCAAAATATTGGGAGAAGCTTCAAGAAAGGAATTGGCAAATTTGATTGGAGTACATTAACAGTTTCGGAGACAATATTAAAATATTGTATCTCTTAAAATGAAATTATAGAAATGTTAAGAGCAGGCGAATGGTTATCGATTGCAGTTTTGGGTCTCGTTGTTTTGTTCATATTTAACTCCATAGCCTTCTTCAATTTTCTGATTGGCCCAGAAGGGACAGGTCCAACAACCACTGTCGAACCATCCACTGCCTATCTTCAATTCATTTTCATCTCACTAGCACCGGCAATTGGACTTTCATTTTTTACAAATGTGTTATCTGAAGGATCACGATTATCCTCATTACTAGTATTAGTATCTGGAATTTGCTTGATATTCGGGATGATTTATATAACAACATTGATCCCTATGATAACTGAAATTGATTTGCCATCATGGGTTATCTATGCACCTTGGGTATTTTCAATTTTCGGCATAATAATGGTCTCTATGGGGTATATTAACTATAGAAAGAGAATGTACATGTCCACCAAAAATAGTGAGATCTAACTATTAGAAAATGGCGATATTTTCGTAATGGGACATAGAAAACAATCCTCTAGTAAAGTTATTGAGTCAAACCAGAAAAATATTAGCAGAAAGTTTGATTCTCTGAAGGTAGACAAGGAGTTTCTCCCAATTAAGATCAACTGTGGTAATTTAGAAACGATTTTTTCAAAAGATAATGATTTTAATAAAGCTTTAGCTATCGTAATAGGTACTAAGCCCGATTTCTATAAGCAGGCTCCGCTCCTAATTGAATCAATTAAAGAAGGTTTGCCTTCATTTATAATTTCCACAGGACAGCATTACGATGAATTACTAGGTTATGGGATAAAGGAATTTGACTTGGAAAATTCAATAGTTTGCGATTTGCAGATTCGTGGGGATCTGATGGAAAAATCTAGCGATTTAATCATGAAATTTGGATACTTTGGTAGATTTTTGAAAAAAAAATATTCAAGCAACCGAATTTTACCGATTGTTCACGGAGATACTTTGGTAGCAGGAATCGCAACATTGTCTTGGGTTTTCGGGTTGGGACAAAAAGTCGGACAAAATGAGGCTGGACTTAGGTCAATGAGTCCGACTATTATCAAAGATATAAAGATGAATGTATATCCTAACCGTTCTGATATAGAAAAATTTATTACTAATCAATTGTCCTCATCATGGTTCCTAACTAGGGAGGAACCATTCCCAGAACAAATTGATACTTGGGTATGTTCTGCAGGAACAAAGTTTTTCTTTGTTCCCACCAAACTAAATAAGGAGCACTTACTTAGAGAAGGGTATCCCGACGAAGATATCCACATAGTTGGGAATTCTGTAGTAGATGCTATTGGTATCAAAAGAATGAAAAAACCTGAAAAAAGCATTTTTGAATTATATCCTAAATTAGAATCCGGAAATTGGATCAGAATGGATATTCATCGTAGAGAAAATCTAACCAACCACAGATTTAATGCTATTATAGGGGGGTTGACTGATTTAATAAAGGATTCGGAATTTAGAGTAGTTTTAGTCCTTTTAAATGCTACCATATCCGCATTAAATAGGTTTGATCTTTACAA
This Candidatus Nitrosocosmicus oleophilus DNA region includes the following protein-coding sequences:
- a CDS encoding MBL fold metallo-hydrolase RNA specificity domain-containing protein gives rise to the protein MQYQITSDTKHQIILTSNKKKIYLDPRQILDENYVFISHAHIDHMLNKTAIKKYNLRNRIICSPETVAIASLRGYVFEKEICSQHDLTLVDTGHILGSRGLLVANEIFYTGDLSMRDRAFLRKTTIPKADILIIETTFGKPEYIFPPIEHVIHSVNSLISEMYGRGIPVILMGYSLGKAQVLTSLFGAWKPLIIHDEIFKFNQMYKQFGVSLEDSTPLSDAIELGLLDKGPWIMMYPLTNGKHPKISHYREKYGAVTIGFSGWAINRNYRNMMNLDYVIPFSDHCDHSELLEVVRQCNPRKIYTFHGFQEEFANHLVKLGYDAESIKRESRTFNKEPKQPPKTKSLDIYL
- a CDS encoding alkaline phosphatase family protein, with protein sequence MNQSKIIYVLLDGIGDLPHPDLNYLTPLEAAYTPYLDRIARMGVSGQVVSVGDGIAPQSDIAVFNMLGYNFREIEYFGRGVVECIGCGIDFREGDLALRGNFATIDTTNKKILDRRAGRIVTEADSAEICNLIRNNVMIDGVEFSIEPTIGHRVVLRFRKVGTTLGEKVTNTDPAYDKKNGIGIALDTSGGELYVSRSKAEDANSRLSATIINQFSDQVIELLDNCSTNLDRKEKNLLPINCILLRDAGNRYPHLQSINDKYSLNFASLVDMPVEIGISQILGMRSYNAGSPNEYELKANELLKIIRNHDVVYVHIKGPDEFGHDGNAKGKKRNIDEIDKRFFKKISEGISTIAGTEIYFIISGDHSTPCIKKAHTDDPIPIIISGQGIVKDSTTRFTESNSKRGSLGKIYGYQVLDTAVKQLERRKS
- the prf1 gene encoding peptide chain release factor aRF-1, translating into MPQSSSDDKWDSVKKYKLTKMLNDLSKISGHGTELVTVYIPPKRPIYDVLAQLRNEAGTASNIKSDLTRNHVQDALNKTMEQLKLYKEPPENGLVIFCGAIPTGKGLGTEKIEIFTVVPPKPVQINLYRCDDHFWIDHIKEMLKDDRTIAIISIDTQEAGLGILTGDRWETIETLTSGVSGKHRQGGQSARRFERLRDNELNEYYHRVANYAQKIFIDQYTVKGLIVGGPGPTKETFVREEYLDYRLQNNIVATLDTSYSGDEGVREIIDKVNDQGIMSEFRSMEEKKIVKKFMGEVFSGKGLGIYGLTDVVNHLKAGITDSIIATDSIDLIYLEVICNKCDFRYEKIVERDQLVETKQNIISSPCSKCGGQDYTINEKDFIDYLEEYASLAGTKLDIISSKTEEGAQIQSLGKIGALLRFKPTV
- a CDS encoding galactose-1-phosphate uridylyltransferase, whose translation is MSELRKDYYVQDKFVLIPNNIDHINKKPEMVYNKKQSDPITTIETCPYCPGSTGDCDNLVLSFVVKEGILQRLYDTTDDENENWSIRVFECTNPIVTAHSNQQYSDRPFYREPACGYDLIVVPTPKHNIALSELSIDEWTNLLLVLQDRVRWLYSQRGVTYVAIYASRGTNGGSKIKHPHFHITTFSSIPPIIEKEAKTFHQSMNESGSCPACNMIESEINGPRQLFSTNGFITLVPWAPTYNYEFWICPRKHSTFFSKASQKEINDLALVICSSLRGMDKILGKTDFSMAFHISPEKKNSRQLHWHIEVYPLISSWSGLERGFGIYVNTPNPEDSAKILGEASRKELANLIGVH
- a CDS encoding UDP-N-acetyl glucosamine 2-epimerase; the encoded protein is MGHRKQSSSKVIESNQKNISRKFDSLKVDKEFLPIKINCGNLETIFSKDNDFNKALAIVIGTKPDFYKQAPLLIESIKEGLPSFIISTGQHYDELLGYGIKEFDLENSIVCDLQIRGDLMEKSSDLIMKFGYFGRFLKKKYSSNRILPIVHGDTLVAGIATLSWVFGLGQKVGQNEAGLRSMSPTIIKDIKMNVYPNRSDIEKFITNQLSSSWFLTREEPFPEQIDTWVCSAGTKFFFVPTKLNKEHLLREGYPDEDIHIVGNSVVDAIGIKRMKKPEKSIFELYPKLESGNWIRMDIHRRENLTNHRFNAIIGGLTDLIKDSEFRVVLVLLNATISALNRFDLYNKLKDLEMAYPDKFMMTDLWKEYGHVVEFLDSGKCWAEITDSGSLQEELLYFPKVSSFTVRFNTDRPETVFDAKGNLLVPPINRMWLPKMVSTIYDKGVDYGFNFKKKKQIYGNPGEVSKKIVKIMKKEFENRETNFFPWLHQRFNYWHEKDDFDYL